A section of the Myxococcus virescens genome encodes:
- a CDS encoding DEAD/DEAH box helicase, with amino-acid sequence MAPQISLDFATEYAAHPALAPFHPVVRRWFAERLGEPSRPQVEGWPLIRAGQDVLIAAPTGSGKTLTAFLAALDALFRLALEGTLPDCTQVLYVSPLKALGNDVQKNLLQPLEELLARARAEGFRPQELRVQVRSGDTPASERAQMVRRPPHILITTPESFYLYLTAEKARATLRAVRTVIVDEIHALARDKRGSHFALSLERLKALTDARPQLIGLSATQKPLDAIAGFLTGASHRECKRVEVGHLRPWDLTLEIPDAELSSLASHEMWGQVYDRLVELTGTHRTTLVFVNTRKMAERVAHDLGERLGEGTVAAHHGSMSREIRLAAEEKLKSGQLRAMVATASLELGIDVGNVDLVVQLGSTRAISVLLQRVGRAGHHKAGISKGILFAMTRDELMECAALLNAVREGDLDAVRIPEKPLDVLAQQIVAACACEEWDERALFSLFQRAYSYRNLTWEEYQGVLELLSEGVAARRGRAGIHLHRDRVNQRLKGRRGVRITALTNGGAIPDTFTFNVTAEPEGKVVGTLDEDFAVESSPGDIFLLGSTAWRIQRVSGSTVQVEDARGAPPNVPFWRGEAPGRTDELSLQVGRLREELTQREDAPAFLQKELRMPPPAVDALMGYLRTGQKMLDAVPSHTTVVAERFFDEAGGMQLIIHAPFGSRINRAWGLALRKRFCRSFDFELQAAATEDGILLSLGEQHSFPLAEIFDFLHPDHVEEVLVQAVLQAPIFGTRFRWVATRSLALHRMMGGKRVAPNLQRARSEDLLASVFPEQVGCQDNHGGGDLELPDHPLVKQTMDDCLREAMDVDGLREVLRGMRDGRIRLLARDVPEPSLFAHAMIHSQPYTFLDDAPAEERRVRNVALRRAMPAEDVTAFGALDATAIATVVADAAPPMRDEDELHDALLQLILLPAEEVPRGMATPLFEQGRVAWMDLPAGRFLVSAERGSALRVLFPDAPMQPPLPVLAHDRPVERDAAVLQVVRGRMEMLGPTTVAELARLVVLDEDSVNAAMHQLEAQGNVLRGRFRPLEVPLADGVSPPLEWCDRRLLQRIHRLTVGRLRKEIEPLSAQDFMRFLFRWHHLEELDALRGSTGLLKAVRLLQGYEAPASAWERFLLPARMRGYTPDLLERACYAGEVAWGRLTTKEAKPAPGPRRGAPVTPPEPAPTRSRASPTRNASLTFTLREDLEWMLTAARPHAVLADGDVWTPPDLSAAAKDVVAVLERRGACFFQDLVSRARRLPAEIEDALWELVARGLVTADAVQNLRVLQSPAHRKRQKLLQRGGPGRWSLLTPAEPKSQDDVLDSLARLFLQRYGIVWRDLVMREALAPTWRELLFVYRRMEARGEVRGGRFVSGFVGEQFALPEAVDMARSVRRQPPSGVRVQLSGVDPLNLTGVVTPGPRVPAMPGNVVTYVDGVPRDVGALDDAADGNVGEDTEDGGEAMAS; translated from the coding sequence ATGGCCCCGCAAATCAGCCTCGACTTCGCCACGGAGTACGCGGCGCATCCGGCGCTGGCACCGTTCCATCCGGTGGTGCGCCGCTGGTTCGCGGAGCGACTGGGCGAGCCCAGCCGTCCCCAGGTGGAGGGCTGGCCGCTCATCCGGGCGGGCCAGGACGTGCTCATCGCCGCGCCCACGGGCAGTGGCAAGACACTGACGGCGTTCCTCGCCGCGCTGGACGCGCTCTTCCGGCTGGCGCTGGAAGGCACGCTGCCGGACTGCACGCAGGTGCTCTACGTATCGCCGCTCAAGGCGCTGGGCAACGACGTGCAGAAAAACCTGCTCCAGCCGCTGGAGGAGCTGCTCGCCCGGGCCCGCGCGGAGGGCTTCCGTCCGCAGGAGCTGCGTGTCCAGGTGCGCAGCGGAGACACCCCGGCCTCCGAGCGCGCCCAGATGGTGCGCCGTCCGCCGCACATCCTCATCACCACGCCAGAGTCCTTCTACCTCTACCTCACGGCGGAGAAGGCGCGCGCCACGCTGCGCGCGGTGCGCACCGTCATCGTGGACGAAATCCACGCCCTGGCGCGCGACAAGCGGGGCAGCCACTTCGCGCTGTCGCTGGAGCGGCTCAAGGCGCTCACGGACGCGCGGCCCCAGCTCATCGGCCTGTCGGCGACGCAGAAGCCGCTGGACGCCATCGCCGGGTTCCTCACCGGCGCCTCCCACCGGGAGTGCAAGCGGGTGGAGGTGGGCCACCTGCGCCCGTGGGATTTGACGCTGGAGATTCCAGACGCGGAGCTGTCGTCGCTGGCCAGCCACGAGATGTGGGGGCAGGTCTACGACCGGCTGGTGGAGCTGACGGGGACGCACCGCACGACGCTCGTCTTCGTCAACACGCGGAAGATGGCGGAGCGCGTGGCGCACGACCTGGGTGAGCGCCTGGGCGAGGGCACCGTGGCGGCGCACCACGGCAGCATGTCGCGCGAAATCCGTCTGGCCGCGGAGGAGAAGCTGAAGTCCGGGCAGTTGCGGGCCATGGTGGCCACCGCGTCGCTGGAGCTGGGCATCGACGTGGGCAACGTGGACCTGGTGGTGCAGTTGGGCAGCACGCGAGCCATCTCCGTGTTGCTCCAGCGCGTGGGCCGCGCGGGCCACCACAAGGCTGGCATCTCCAAGGGCATCCTCTTCGCGATGACGCGGGACGAGTTGATGGAGTGCGCCGCGCTCCTCAACGCCGTGCGCGAGGGAGACCTGGACGCGGTGCGGATTCCGGAGAAGCCGCTGGATGTGCTGGCGCAGCAGATTGTCGCCGCGTGTGCCTGCGAGGAGTGGGACGAACGCGCGCTCTTCAGCCTCTTCCAGCGCGCGTACTCGTACCGGAACCTCACCTGGGAGGAGTACCAGGGCGTGCTGGAGCTGCTGTCCGAAGGCGTGGCGGCGCGCCGGGGCCGCGCGGGCATCCACCTCCACAGAGACCGGGTGAATCAGCGCCTCAAGGGTCGGCGCGGCGTGCGCATCACCGCGCTCACCAATGGCGGCGCCATCCCGGACACCTTCACCTTCAACGTCACCGCCGAGCCCGAGGGCAAGGTGGTGGGCACGCTGGACGAGGACTTCGCGGTGGAGTCCTCGCCCGGGGACATCTTCCTGCTGGGCAGCACCGCGTGGCGCATCCAGCGCGTGTCGGGCAGCACGGTGCAGGTGGAGGACGCGCGCGGCGCGCCGCCCAACGTGCCCTTCTGGCGCGGCGAGGCGCCGGGCCGCACGGACGAGCTGTCGCTCCAGGTGGGCCGCCTGCGCGAGGAACTCACGCAGCGCGAGGATGCGCCGGCGTTCCTCCAGAAGGAGCTGCGCATGCCGCCGCCCGCGGTGGACGCGCTGATGGGCTATCTGCGCACGGGGCAGAAGATGCTCGACGCGGTGCCCAGCCACACCACCGTGGTGGCCGAGCGCTTCTTCGACGAGGCGGGCGGCATGCAGCTCATCATCCACGCGCCCTTCGGCAGCCGCATCAACCGCGCGTGGGGCCTGGCGCTGCGCAAGCGCTTCTGCCGCTCGTTCGACTTCGAGCTCCAGGCGGCGGCGACGGAAGACGGCATCCTCCTGTCGCTCGGCGAGCAGCACTCCTTCCCGCTGGCGGAGATTTTCGACTTCCTCCACCCGGACCACGTGGAGGAGGTGCTGGTGCAGGCGGTGCTCCAGGCGCCGATTTTCGGCACGCGCTTCCGGTGGGTGGCCACGCGGTCGCTCGCGCTGCACCGGATGATGGGGGGCAAGCGCGTGGCGCCCAACCTCCAGCGCGCCCGCAGCGAGGACCTGCTGGCGTCGGTGTTCCCGGAGCAGGTGGGCTGCCAGGACAACCACGGTGGTGGCGACCTGGAGCTGCCGGACCATCCGCTGGTGAAGCAGACCATGGATGACTGTCTGCGCGAGGCCATGGACGTGGACGGCCTGCGCGAGGTGCTGCGCGGCATGCGTGATGGCCGCATCCGCCTGCTGGCGCGCGACGTGCCGGAGCCCAGCCTCTTCGCGCACGCGATGATTCACAGCCAGCCCTACACCTTCCTGGATGATGCGCCCGCCGAGGAGCGCCGCGTGCGCAACGTGGCCCTGCGCCGCGCCATGCCCGCCGAGGACGTGACGGCCTTCGGCGCGCTGGACGCGACGGCGATTGCCACGGTGGTGGCGGACGCCGCCCCGCCCATGCGCGACGAGGACGAGCTGCACGACGCGCTGTTGCAGCTGATTCTGCTGCCCGCCGAGGAGGTGCCGCGCGGCATGGCGACGCCCCTGTTCGAGCAGGGCCGGGTGGCGTGGATGGACCTGCCCGCGGGCCGCTTCCTGGTGTCGGCGGAGCGGGGCAGCGCGCTGCGGGTGCTCTTCCCGGACGCGCCCATGCAGCCGCCGCTGCCGGTGCTGGCGCATGACCGGCCCGTGGAGCGGGACGCCGCCGTGCTCCAGGTGGTGCGCGGACGCATGGAGATGCTGGGGCCCACCACGGTGGCGGAGCTGGCCCGGCTCGTCGTGTTGGACGAGGACTCCGTCAACGCGGCCATGCACCAGTTGGAGGCCCAGGGCAACGTGCTGCGCGGCCGTTTCCGGCCGCTGGAGGTCCCACTGGCGGATGGGGTCAGCCCGCCGCTGGAGTGGTGCGACCGGCGCCTGCTCCAGCGCATCCACCGGCTGACGGTGGGGCGGCTGCGCAAGGAAATCGAGCCGCTGAGCGCGCAGGACTTCATGCGCTTCCTCTTCCGCTGGCACCACCTGGAGGAGTTGGATGCGCTGCGCGGCTCCACGGGGCTGCTCAAGGCGGTGCGGCTGCTCCAGGGCTATGAGGCGCCGGCCTCCGCGTGGGAGCGCTTCCTGCTGCCCGCGCGCATGCGCGGCTACACGCCGGACCTGCTGGAGCGGGCCTGCTACGCGGGTGAGGTGGCCTGGGGGCGGCTGACGACGAAGGAGGCGAAGCCCGCGCCGGGGCCTCGCCGGGGCGCGCCGGTGACGCCGCCGGAGCCCGCGCCCACGCGCTCGCGAGCGTCGCCCACGCGCAACGCGTCGTTGACCTTCACCCTTCGCGAGGACCTGGAGTGGATGCTCACTGCGGCGCGGCCTCACGCGGTGCTGGCGGACGGGGACGTGTGGACGCCGCCGGACCTGAGCGCAGCCGCCAAGGACGTGGTGGCGGTGCTGGAGCGGCGCGGCGCCTGCTTCTTCCAGGACCTGGTGTCGCGCGCGCGCAGGCTGCCCGCCGAAATCGAGGACGCGCTGTGGGAGTTGGTGGCGCGCGGGCTGGTGACGGCGGACGCGGTGCAGAACCTGCGCGTGCTCCAGAGCCCGGCACACCGCAAGCGGCAGAAGCTGCTCCAACGCGGTGGCCCTGGCCGCTGGAGCCTGCTGACACCCGCGGAGCCGAAGTCGCAAGACGATGTGCTGGACTCGCTGGCACGCCTCTTCCTCCAGCGCTACGGCATCGTCTGGCGCGACCTGGTGATGCGCGAGGCGCTGGCGCCCACGTGGCGCGAGCTGCTCTTCGTGTACCGCCGCATGGAAGCGCGCGGTGAGGTGCGCGGTGGCCGCTTCGTGTCGGGCTTCGTGGGCGAACAGTTCGCCCTGCCGGAGGCGGTGGACATGGCGCGCTCGGTGCGCCGTCAGCCTCCGTCCGGTGTGCGGGTGCAGTTGTCCGGTGTGGACCCGCTCAACCTCACGGGCGTGGTGACGCCCGGGCCGCGAGTACCGGCGATGCCGGGCAACGTGGTGACGTACGTGGACGGCGTGCCGCGAGATGTCGGCGCACTGGACGATGCGGCCGACGGCAACGTTGGAGAGGACACGGAAGACGGCGGCGAGGCGATGGCGAGCTGA